One genomic region from Gossypium hirsutum isolate 1008001.06 chromosome D13, Gossypium_hirsutum_v2.1, whole genome shotgun sequence encodes:
- the LOC121225719 gene encoding gamma-glutamyl peptidase 5 isoform X1 gives MGGGKKFGVLLCAEDSDYIKKRYGGYFGVFVEMLAEEGETWDVFRVANGEFPDDDEIAEFDGFVITGSCNDAHGNDVWICRLISLLKKLDSLKTKVLGICFGHQILSRALGGKTGRAVSGWDIGVTTIHLSSSSSKFFSSLEIPTTLPIIECHRDEVRELPPKAEVLAWSEKTGIEMFKYGSHMMGIQGHPEYTQDILFHLIDRLTQRGYIEQMQDWYGDELKAKLEEVEPDKDAWKNLCTSFLKDRL, from the exons ATGGGTGGTGGGAAGAAATTCGGGGTTCTTCTATGCGCGGAGGACTCGGACTACATTAAGAAGAGGTACGGAGGGTATTTTGGTGTGTTTGTGGAAATGCTGGCGGAGGAAGGGGAGACGTGGGACGTTTTCAGGGTGGCGAACGGCGAGTTCCCCGACGACGATGAGATCGCCGAATTCGACGGATTCGTTATAACCGGCAGTTGCAATGATGCTCACGGGAATGACGTTTGGATCTGCAGGTTGATCTCGCTTTTGAAGAAATTGGATTCCTTGAAGACGAAAGTTCTTGGGATTTGCTTTGGTCACCag ATTCTTAGCCGTGCGCTTGGAGGAAAAACAGGGCGAGCCGTTTCGGGTTGGGACATTGGAGTTACGACAATTCATTTATCATCGTCCTCATCGAAGTTCTTTTCATCACTTGAGATCCCCACCACTCTTCCCATCATAGAGTGCCACCGAGATGAG GTTCGGGAACTTCCACCAAAGGCCGAGGTGTTAGCATGGTCTGAGAAAACAGGGATCGAGATGTTCAAGTATGGAAGTCATATGATGGGCATCCAAGGCCACCCTGAGTACACTCAAGACATTCTGTTTCACCTAATTGATCGTCTCACACAGCGTGGTTATATTGAG CAAATGCAGGACTGGTACGGTGATGAATTGAAGGCAAAGCTGGAAGAAGTGGAGCCTGACAAAGATGCCTGGAAGAACCTCTGCACGAGCTTCCTCAAGGATAGATTAtaa
- the LOC121225719 gene encoding gamma-glutamyl peptidase 5 isoform X2 — protein MGGGKKFGVLLCAEDSDYIKKRYGGYFGVFVEMLAEEGETWDVFRVANGEFPDDDEIAEFDGFVITGSCNDAHGNDVWICRLISLLKKLDSLKTKVLGICFGHQILSRALGGKTGRAVSGWDIGVTTIHLSSSSSKFFSSLEIPTTLPIIECHRDEVRELPPKAEVLAWSEKTGIEMFKYGSHMMGIQGHPEYTQDILFHLIDRLTQRGYIEDWYGDELKAKLEEVEPDKDAWKNLCTSFLKDRL, from the exons ATGGGTGGTGGGAAGAAATTCGGGGTTCTTCTATGCGCGGAGGACTCGGACTACATTAAGAAGAGGTACGGAGGGTATTTTGGTGTGTTTGTGGAAATGCTGGCGGAGGAAGGGGAGACGTGGGACGTTTTCAGGGTGGCGAACGGCGAGTTCCCCGACGACGATGAGATCGCCGAATTCGACGGATTCGTTATAACCGGCAGTTGCAATGATGCTCACGGGAATGACGTTTGGATCTGCAGGTTGATCTCGCTTTTGAAGAAATTGGATTCCTTGAAGACGAAAGTTCTTGGGATTTGCTTTGGTCACCag ATTCTTAGCCGTGCGCTTGGAGGAAAAACAGGGCGAGCCGTTTCGGGTTGGGACATTGGAGTTACGACAATTCATTTATCATCGTCCTCATCGAAGTTCTTTTCATCACTTGAGATCCCCACCACTCTTCCCATCATAGAGTGCCACCGAGATGAG GTTCGGGAACTTCCACCAAAGGCCGAGGTGTTAGCATGGTCTGAGAAAACAGGGATCGAGATGTTCAAGTATGGAAGTCATATGATGGGCATCCAAGGCCACCCTGAGTACACTCAAGACATTCTGTTTCACCTAATTGATCGTCTCACACAGCGTGGTTATATTGAG GACTGGTACGGTGATGAATTGAAGGCAAAGCTGGAAGAAGTGGAGCCTGACAAAGATGCCTGGAAGAACCTCTGCACGAGCTTCCTCAAGGATAGATTAtaa